The window TGCCTTATGTACTCGAATGCGTCGTCGGCACGCTGGCGGCAGTGGGACTGATTTGCATTTTAAAAGCCGTGTATGATATAATAATGGCGACTTATACGCGCGCAGAAGGGAGCGCTACGCTGGTGCTCAAGGGCGATGGCAGCCTGCCCGAGAGCGAACGGCTGCTGCTGGCGGCGCGCGAGGCGCGGCGGCTGTATCTGCCCGGACTGGAGATTCTTTTTCTCGAGCAAGCCCGCGACGGCGAAGGGCCGAATCTGGCCGAACGCACGGCCGCACGCTGCCAGGCGACCTACATCAAATAAAAAGGACGAGGACGGCTATGCAGGAAGCACAACAGGAATATCAAATGGTCTGCGGCACAGTGTCGCAGATCGTTTTTCAGAATGAGGAAAATGGCTATGCCGTCCTGCGCCTGATTGCCCCGGATGGCGAGGAGATCACAGCGACCGGCTACATCCCCGGCCTGGGGCTGGGCGAAGAACTGACGCTAGGCGGGCGCTGGACGACTCACCCGTCCTATGGCGAGCAGTTCACGGCCGAATCGTTTGAGCGCCGCCTGCCGGTTTCGGTGCGCGGCATTGCCGATTATTTGGGGTCGGGACTCATTAAGGGCATCGGCCCGCGGCTGGCGGTCAAGATCGCCGAGAAATTCGGAGAGGATACCTTTGACATCCTGCAAAACGACCCGGCGCAGCTGACCGAAATCCGCGGCATCACGACCAAAAAGGCACAGGACATCGGCCGGCAGTTCACCGAGATGAGCGAGATGCGCCTTTTGATGGATTTCCTGACCGAAAACGGTCTGCCTGTCTGGCTGACGCCCCGACTTTACAAGCGGCTTGGCGTCGCGGCCATGGACGCCCTGACCGAAAACCCCTATCTTCTGTGCGACGAGTATTATGAGATCGATTTTGGACTGGCCGATGCGCTGGCGCTCAATCTGGGGTTGCCGCGCCTGAGCGAGGAGCGCGCGGACGCGGGCATCCTGTATACCATGACGTTTAACCTCAATAACGGGCATACCTTTATCCCGGTGGAAAAGCTGGTCGGCGCAGCGTGCACACTATTGTCCGATGACGATGTGGTGTTCGAGGAGCCGCGCGCCATGGAAAGCATCGAACGCTTAGCTGCCCGGGGTCAGGTCGTGCGCGAGATCATTGCCGGACGGGATGCGGTCTATCTGCGGCAGATGTACGAAGCCGAAGATTTCCTGGCCGGGTGTTTAAAGCAACTGGCCGCCCAGACCTATACCTATGACTTTGACTTGGACGAGCTACTGAACGCCCTCGAGCAGGATGCCGATGTAGCCTATGCGCCCTTGCAAAAAAAGGCCATCGCTACCGCGGCCAAATGCGGCGTGTCCATCCTGACCGGCGGGCCGGGCACCGGCAAAACGACCGCCGTGCGCGGCATGCTGCGCGTATTCGAAGCGCTGGGGCTGGAAACCGTGCTGGCCGCGCCCACCGGGCGGGCAGCCAAGCGCCTGAGTGAACTATGCGGCATGGAGGCCAAGACCATCCACCGGCTGCTCGAAGCCGGCTATGGTCCGGGCGGCAAGCTGGCCTTCCAGCGCTGCTTGACCAATCCGCTGGATTGCGGCGTGGTCGTACTCGATGAGGTGTCCATGGTGGATATCTCGCTCATGCAGGCCCTTCTTGCCGCCATGCCCACCGGGGCGCGGCTGGTGCTCGTGGGCGACGCCGACCAGCTCCCGCCGGTCGGGCCGGGCAACTTTTTGCGCGACCTCATCACCTCCGGCTGTGTGCCCGTCACGCAGCTCACCGAAATTTTCCGCCAGGCGCAGAAAAGCGACATTGTTATGAACGCGCACGCCATCAACGAGGGGCGGATGCCGGTGCCATCGGGCAAGGACGGCGATTTCTTCATGATGAAAAAGGCCGACCCGGCAGCAGCTCTGCAAACGGTCACCGAACTGTGCCGCGACCGTCTGCCCCGGTATTATGGGCTCAGTCCCAGCCAGATTCAGGTGCTGACCCCCTCCCGGCGGCAGGGCGCCGGGACCGCTCAACTCAACCGCCGGTTGCAGGAGGCACTCAACCCCGCGACCCCGGAAAAGAACGAAAAACGGTTTGGCGATACCGTATTCCGCGAAGGCGACCGGGTCATGCAGATTCGCAACAACTATGACATCGTCTGGGAGCGGATGGACAACCACGAACAAGGCACCGGGATGTTCAATGGCGACGTCGGGGAGATTTTGCAAATTTTCCCCGGCCAGGAATGCCTGATCGTCAAATTCGACGACAAGTTGGCGACCTATACCTTCGATATGCTGGACGAGCTCGAGCTGGCCTATGCGATGACCGTCCACAAGGCGCAGGGCAGCGAATTTGAAGCCGTCATCGTCGCGCTGTCGGCCGGGGTACCGCGGCGTCTGCTCACGCGCAACATCCTCTATACCGCCATCACGCGGGCTAAGAAGCTGCTGGTCATTGTCGGCGCGCAGGAAACGCTGGAAACCATGGTGAATACCAACACGCGCGGCCGCCGGTACAGCGCCCTCAAGGCGCGCATGCTGCTGGAGGATGGCCGATGAGTTTGCTTTCCCTGCTCTACCCCAAACGGTGCAAACGCTGCGGCGCCAGCTTGCGCGAACATCAGCACATTCTGTGCGACCAATGCCTGGAGGATGGCGAATATTACTTTTATCAGAGTTTTTCGGTGCTCGGTGTGGACGAAGCCGACGCGCCGCTGGTCTATAAAGATTTCGTGCGCGAAGCCATGCACGCGTACAAGTTCCAGTACCGACGCGCCTATGCCGATTGGTTTGCCCGCATGGTAAGCGACTGCTTGGACGGGTATCTGGACGGTTGGAAACCCGACTGCATCACGTTTGTGCCGGTTTCCTTTTTCCGGTGGATGCGGCGCGGCTACAATCAGTCGGCTCTGGTGGCGCGGCTGGTTGCCCAATCGTTTGGTCTGCCCTGTGTGCGGACGCTACGCAAATGTAAGCGCACCCGGGTGCAGTCCTCGCTGCCGCATGAGAAGCGGATGGAAAATGTCC of the Intestinibacillus sp. Marseille-P6563 genome contains:
- a CDS encoding ComF family protein, with translation MSLLSLLYPKRCKRCGASLREHQHILCDQCLEDGEYYFYQSFSVLGVDEADAPLVYKDFVREAMHAYKFQYRRAYADWFARMVSDCLDGYLDGWKPDCITFVPVSFFRWMRRGYNQSALVARLVAQSFGLPCVRTLRKCKRTRVQSSLPHEKRMENVRGAFAVRDAATVAGRRVLLIDDVVTTGATAAACAEALRDAGAEAIFLVSMTKTPPVRRK
- the recD2 gene encoding SF1B family DNA helicase RecD2; the encoded protein is MQEAQQEYQMVCGTVSQIVFQNEENGYAVLRLIAPDGEEITATGYIPGLGLGEELTLGGRWTTHPSYGEQFTAESFERRLPVSVRGIADYLGSGLIKGIGPRLAVKIAEKFGEDTFDILQNDPAQLTEIRGITTKKAQDIGRQFTEMSEMRLLMDFLTENGLPVWLTPRLYKRLGVAAMDALTENPYLLCDEYYEIDFGLADALALNLGLPRLSEERADAGILYTMTFNLNNGHTFIPVEKLVGAACTLLSDDDVVFEEPRAMESIERLAARGQVVREIIAGRDAVYLRQMYEAEDFLAGCLKQLAAQTYTYDFDLDELLNALEQDADVAYAPLQKKAIATAAKCGVSILTGGPGTGKTTAVRGMLRVFEALGLETVLAAPTGRAAKRLSELCGMEAKTIHRLLEAGYGPGGKLAFQRCLTNPLDCGVVVLDEVSMVDISLMQALLAAMPTGARLVLVGDADQLPPVGPGNFLRDLITSGCVPVTQLTEIFRQAQKSDIVMNAHAINEGRMPVPSGKDGDFFMMKKADPAAALQTVTELCRDRLPRYYGLSPSQIQVLTPSRRQGAGTAQLNRRLQEALNPATPEKNEKRFGDTVFREGDRVMQIRNNYDIVWERMDNHEQGTGMFNGDVGEILQIFPGQECLIVKFDDKLATYTFDMLDELELAYAMTVHKAQGSEFEAVIVALSAGVPRRLLTRNILYTAITRAKKLLVIVGAQETLETMVNTNTRGRRYSALKARMLLEDGR